In the Natrinema amylolyticum genome, one interval contains:
- a CDS encoding alpha/beta fold hydrolase yields the protein MSGTGVATIGDCRIAYRRAGTSGPPVVLCHGAGIDDATVSWRHAIDALADDYRVYALDWPEYGNSTGDVEHTVETYVDVLEGFLETLPFERVSLAGISMGGGVALGYALENPDRVERLALVDSYGLGDKLPNALQWKVLSQVPGATEFGKIAASASTKSVRMVLDSLVADAGGLPDRFVDDVRRKLMEPGSIRAFEAFQDNELSFNGRVETNFVDDLESLSVPTLLIHGREDPLVPVGWSKRAAELIPDAELDLIDDCGHWTPRERPDRFNESLRNWLPDPRYSPTPQYTKEGMPGVTRVSGD from the coding sequence ATGAGCGGGACCGGTGTCGCCACGATCGGTGACTGCCGGATCGCCTACCGGCGCGCGGGGACGAGCGGCCCACCGGTCGTCCTCTGTCACGGCGCTGGGATCGACGACGCGACCGTGTCGTGGCGACACGCGATCGATGCCCTCGCGGACGACTACCGCGTCTACGCGCTCGACTGGCCCGAATACGGGAACAGCACGGGCGACGTCGAACACACCGTCGAGACCTACGTCGACGTCCTCGAGGGGTTCCTCGAGACGCTCCCCTTCGAGCGCGTCTCGCTGGCCGGGATCTCGATGGGCGGGGGCGTCGCGCTCGGTTACGCGCTCGAGAATCCCGACCGCGTCGAGCGACTGGCGCTCGTCGACAGCTACGGACTCGGTGACAAACTGCCGAACGCGCTCCAGTGGAAGGTCCTCTCACAGGTTCCCGGCGCGACCGAGTTCGGGAAGATCGCGGCCAGTGCCTCCACCAAGAGCGTCCGCATGGTCCTCGATAGCCTCGTCGCGGACGCCGGCGGATTGCCGGATCGCTTCGTCGACGATGTCAGGCGGAAACTGATGGAGCCGGGCTCGATACGGGCGTTCGAGGCGTTCCAGGACAACGAGCTCTCCTTCAACGGCCGCGTCGAAACGAACTTCGTCGACGACCTCGAGTCCCTGTCCGTCCCAACGCTCCTGATCCACGGGAGGGAAGACCCCCTCGTCCCCGTCGGGTGGTCGAAGCGGGCGGCGGAGCTGATTCCGGACGCCGAACTGGACCTAATCGACGACTGCGGCCACTGGACGCCTCGCGAGCGCCCCGACCGGTTCAACGAGAGCCTCCGGAACTGGCTGCCGGACCCCCGGTATTCGCCGACGCCGCAGTACACCAAGGAAGGGATGCCCGGCGTGACTCGCGTCAGCGGCGATTAA
- a CDS encoding DNA polymerase II large subunit: MRPEDERYFEGLEDQLDEALAVAERAKERGGDPKPEVEIPVAKDMADRVENILGIDGVAERVRELEGRMSREEAALELAEDFAEGRVGDYETRAGKVEGAVRTAVALLTEGVVAAPIEGIDKVEILENDDGTEFVNVYYAGPIRSAGGTAQALSVLVADYTRALVGIEQYGAREEEVERYAEEIALYDKETGLQYTPKAKEAKFIAKHLPIMLDGEATGDEEVSGFRDLERVDTNSARGGMCLVLGEGIALKAPKIQRYTRNLDEVDWPWLQDLIDGNYYDDGDAADDDDSDGEADDEATTEDDGDEAATEDESDDEAGPPRVETSEKYLRDLIAGRPVFSHPCAKGGFRLRYGRARNHGFATAGVHPAAMHLVDDFLATGTQIKTERPGKAAGVVPVDSLEGPTVKLANGDIRRIDDPEDALEIRNGVEAILDLGEYLVNYGEFVENNHPLAPASYTYEWWVQDLAAAGVDTQALEDDPRIDLEFPDPEDALEWALEYDAPLHPEYTYLWHDISVETFSDLAATVADGRIERDGDGSVNGNGDDSILVLPYDDTVREALETIVIEHRQRPDADRIEIDDWRPFVRTLGCEPRRTAADGAALEPEMEDGDRATTVELERTWTDDDLSERARTWGRDEDGDNAIEAVNEVAPFRVRERAPTRIGNRMGRPEKSESRDLSPPVHTLFPIGEAGGAQRNVADAAKHAETMSDTPGIVELQVGRQRCESCGTETFKNRCPDCNARTTPDYRCPDCDERLEPDEAGRVECDHCEREGTCVEPREIDVNEEFRDALESVGERENAFEILKGVKGLSSQNKIPEPIEKGILRAKHDVSSFKDGTVRYDMTDLPVTSVRASELDIDVGQLQALGYEEDIHGEPLTHEDQLVELKVQDIVLSDGAAEHMLQTADFIDDLLEQYYGLERFYEFDDRQDLVGELVFGMAPHTSAATVGRVIGFTSAAVGYAHPYFHAAKRRNCDGDEDCVMLLLDGLLNFSKSFLPDQRGGKMDAPLVMSSRIDPSEIDDEAHNMDVVTQYPRDFYLATREQADPGEVDVEIAEDTLGTDTEYTGFEHTHDTTDIAMGPDLSAYKTLGSMMDKMDAQLELSRKLAAVDETDVAERVIEYHFLPDLIGNLRAFSRQETRCLDCGEKFRRMPLTGDCRECGGRVNLTVHKGSVNKYMQTAIQVAEEYDCRNYTKQRLEVLERSLESIFENDKNKQSGIEDFM; this comes from the coding sequence ATGCGACCGGAAGACGAACGGTACTTCGAGGGGCTCGAGGACCAGCTCGACGAGGCCCTCGCGGTCGCCGAGCGGGCTAAAGAACGGGGCGGCGATCCGAAACCCGAAGTCGAGATTCCGGTCGCCAAGGACATGGCCGACCGTGTCGAGAACATTCTCGGGATCGACGGCGTCGCCGAGCGGGTCCGCGAACTCGAGGGCCGGATGAGCAGGGAGGAGGCCGCACTCGAACTCGCCGAAGACTTCGCCGAGGGGCGCGTCGGCGACTACGAGACGAGAGCGGGCAAGGTCGAGGGAGCGGTCCGCACCGCGGTCGCCCTGCTGACCGAGGGGGTCGTCGCCGCCCCCATCGAGGGGATCGACAAGGTCGAAATCTTAGAGAACGACGACGGCACGGAGTTCGTCAACGTCTACTACGCCGGCCCGATCCGCTCGGCGGGCGGGACCGCACAGGCGCTGTCGGTTCTCGTAGCCGACTACACACGCGCGCTCGTCGGCATCGAGCAGTACGGCGCGCGCGAGGAGGAGGTCGAACGCTACGCCGAGGAGATCGCCCTCTACGACAAGGAGACCGGCCTCCAGTACACCCCGAAGGCCAAGGAGGCGAAATTCATCGCCAAACACCTCCCGATCATGTTGGACGGGGAGGCCACCGGCGACGAGGAAGTCTCGGGATTCCGAGACCTCGAGCGGGTCGACACCAACAGCGCCCGGGGCGGGATGTGTCTCGTCCTCGGTGAGGGGATCGCGCTGAAGGCCCCGAAGATCCAGCGCTACACCCGCAACTTGGACGAGGTCGACTGGCCGTGGCTGCAGGACCTCATCGACGGCAACTACTACGACGACGGAGACGCGGCCGACGATGACGACTCCGACGGCGAGGCCGACGACGAAGCGACGACCGAGGACGATGGCGACGAGGCGGCGACGGAGGACGAATCCGACGACGAGGCGGGCCCGCCCCGCGTCGAGACCTCCGAGAAGTACCTCCGAGACCTGATCGCCGGCCGCCCCGTCTTCTCTCACCCCTGTGCGAAGGGGGGCTTTCGACTGCGCTACGGCCGCGCGCGTAACCACGGCTTCGCGACCGCCGGCGTCCACCCCGCCGCGATGCACCTCGTCGACGACTTCCTCGCGACGGGCACCCAGATCAAGACCGAACGCCCCGGGAAGGCCGCCGGCGTCGTCCCCGTCGACTCCCTCGAGGGGCCGACCGTCAAACTCGCGAACGGCGATATCCGCCGGATCGACGACCCCGAGGACGCCCTCGAGATCAGAAACGGCGTCGAGGCCATCCTCGATCTCGGTGAGTACCTCGTCAACTACGGCGAGTTCGTCGAGAACAACCACCCGCTCGCGCCGGCCTCCTACACCTACGAGTGGTGGGTCCAGGACCTCGCGGCCGCGGGCGTCGACACCCAGGCGCTCGAGGACGACCCCCGTATCGACCTCGAGTTCCCCGACCCCGAGGACGCCCTCGAGTGGGCGCTGGAGTACGACGCGCCGCTCCATCCCGAGTACACCTACCTCTGGCACGACATCTCGGTCGAGACGTTCAGCGATCTCGCGGCGACCGTCGCAGACGGTCGAATCGAGCGAGACGGCGACGGCAGCGTGAACGGAAACGGGGACGATAGCATCCTCGTCCTCCCGTACGACGATACCGTCCGCGAAGCGCTCGAGACGATCGTCATCGAACACCGCCAGCGCCCCGACGCGGACCGCATCGAGATCGACGACTGGCGGCCGTTCGTCCGGACGCTCGGCTGCGAGCCCCGGCGCACCGCCGCCGACGGTGCCGCCCTCGAGCCCGAGATGGAAGACGGAGACCGGGCGACGACCGTCGAACTCGAGCGAACGTGGACGGACGACGACCTCTCCGAACGCGCTCGGACGTGGGGGCGCGACGAGGACGGCGATAACGCCATCGAGGCGGTCAACGAGGTCGCGCCGTTTCGGGTGCGCGAGCGAGCGCCGACCCGGATCGGCAACCGAATGGGCCGCCCCGAAAAGTCGGAGAGCCGCGACCTCAGCCCACCCGTTCACACGCTGTTCCCGATCGGCGAGGCCGGCGGCGCACAGCGCAACGTCGCCGACGCCGCCAAACACGCCGAGACGATGTCGGACACGCCCGGCATCGTCGAACTGCAGGTCGGCCGCCAGCGCTGTGAGTCCTGTGGCACGGAGACGTTCAAGAACCGCTGTCCAGACTGTAACGCTCGAACGACGCCGGACTACCGCTGTCCCGACTGCGACGAACGCCTCGAGCCAGACGAGGCCGGTCGCGTCGAGTGCGATCACTGCGAACGCGAGGGCACCTGCGTCGAGCCCCGCGAGATCGACGTCAACGAGGAGTTCCGGGACGCCCTCGAGTCCGTCGGCGAACGCGAGAACGCCTTCGAGATCCTGAAGGGCGTCAAGGGACTCTCCTCGCAGAACAAGATCCCCGAACCGATCGAGAAGGGCATCCTCCGGGCGAAACACGACGTCTCCTCGTTCAAGGACGGCACCGTCCGCTACGACATGACCGACCTCCCCGTGACGTCGGTCCGCGCGAGCGAACTCGATATCGACGTCGGCCAGCTCCAGGCGCTGGGCTACGAGGAGGACATTCACGGCGAACCGCTCACTCACGAGGACCAACTGGTCGAGCTCAAGGTCCAAGACATCGTCCTCTCGGACGGCGCGGCCGAGCACATGCTGCAGACGGCCGACTTCATCGACGACCTGCTGGAGCAGTACTACGGCCTCGAGCGGTTCTACGAGTTCGACGACCGGCAGGACCTCGTCGGCGAACTCGTCTTCGGGATGGCACCCCACACCTCTGCCGCAACTGTCGGGAGAGTGATCGGTTTCACGAGCGCGGCGGTTGGATACGCTCATCCGTACTTTCACGCCGCGAAGCGTCGCAACTGTGACGGGGACGAAGATTGCGTGATGCTTCTTCTCGACGGACTCCTCAACTTCAGTAAGTCTTTTCTGCCCGACCAGCGCGGGGGGAAGATGGACGCCCCCCTCGTCATGTCCTCCCGCATCGACCCCTCCGAGATCGACGACGAGGCCCACAACATGGACGTCGTCACGCAGTACCCCCGCGACTTCTACCTCGCGACCCGCGAGCAGGCCGACCCCGGCGAGGTCGACGTCGAGATCGCCGAGGACACGCTGGGCACCGATACGGAGTACACCGGCTTCGAACACACGCACGACACCACCGACATCGCGATGGGGCCCGACCTCTCCGCGTACAAAACGTTGGGCTCGATGATGGACAAGATGGACGCCCAGCTCGAGCTCTCGCGCAAACTCGCGGCCGTCGACGAGACGGACGTGGCCGAGCGGGTCATCGAGTACCACTTCCTGCCGGACCTGATCGGGAACCTGCGGGCGTTCTCCCGGCAGGAAACGCGGTGTCTCGACTGCGGCGAGAAGTTCCGGCGGATGCCCCTGACCGGCGACTGTCGGGAGTGTGGCGGCCGCGTCAACCTCACCGTCCACAAGGGCTCGGTCAACAAGTACATGCAGACCGCGATCCAGGTCGCCGAGGAGTACGACTGCCGGAATTACACGAAACAGCGGTTAGAGGTGCTCGAGCGCTCGCTCGAGAGCATCTTCGAGAACGACAAGAACAAACAGAGCGGGATCGAAGACTTCATGTAG